Proteins encoded by one window of Scatophagus argus isolate fScaArg1 chromosome 4, fScaArg1.pri, whole genome shotgun sequence:
- the golm1 gene encoding Golgi membrane protein 1, whose amino-acid sequence MGGLGNGRRGGRSPPLMIGALIACILVLGFNYWVSSSRNLELQTKLYELEGQVRRGAAERGVAEMKKNEFQEEIQRQKEQMSHMESLFKRQLEGAQNICSQEKGTLQQNISSSAKTIQELKGQLNQLNDDLGKLQKELQSCQGNIKTLNNKLTYDMTHCQSQVLSQKELCDERVAAAKLEVQKKMEKLIPSPGATSQENTVDGAVKDNESVMTVDNAVKTSTVVSNTPALPQPKNESPELLTNEIIVDKGPDAPVDLSPAKVPSEVVSQSVPSAATVKQDILLPLEGTTKKEEGEAETSKHLKNNLTEEKDMELMDAHEEGAPAEVADPGMEGLLIGKVKGDEMPADQKPEDPDEYDADEKGVGGVDLEKQQQNKNIDLEQELAEYNGDDENEGEFEADKQAELAQI is encoded by the exons ATGGGTGGACTGGGAAACGGGCGGCGTGGAGGGAGATCACCCCCTCTTATGATTGGCGCTCTAATTGCTTGTATCCTGGTTCTGGGCTTCAATTACTGGGTGTCCAGCTCCCGGAACCTGGAGCTACAG ACTAAGTTATACGAATTGGAAGGCCAGGTGCGACGTGGAGCAGCGGAGCGAGGAGTagcagagatgaagaagaatgaGTTTCAGGAGGAGATTCAGAGGCAGAAGGAGCAAATGAGCCACATGGAAAGCCTCTTCAAGAGACAGCTGGAAGGAGCCCAGAACATCTGCAGCCAAGAGAag ggcacactgcagcagaacatTTCCTCCAGTGCCAAAACCATACAGGAACTCAAAG GTCAGCTGAATCAGCTAAATGATGACCTGGGAAAGCTgcagaaggagctgcagagttgCCAAGGAAACATCAAAACCCTTAACAACAAGCTCACTTATGACAT GACCCATTGTCAGTCCCAAGTCCTGTCCCAGAAGGAGCTGTGTGATGAGAGAGTTGCTGCCGCTAAACTTGAAGTtcagaagaaaatggagaagCTCATCCCTTCTCCGGGCGCCACCTCTCAG GAAAATACAGTGGATGGAGCAGTAAAAGACAATGAATCAGTCATGACTGTGGATAATGCAGTTAAGACATCAACAGTTGTAAGCAACACACCAGCCCTTCCTCAGCCCAAAAATGAATCACCTGAACTACTGACCAATGAAATCATCGTGGACAAAG GTCCTGATGCCCCAGTGGACCTGTCTCCAGCAAAGGTTCCCTCTGAAGTAGTGTCTCAGTCCGTTCCATCAGCTGCTACAGTCAAGCAGGACATATTGCTACCCTTAGAGGGCACTACCAAAAAAGAGGAGGGTGAGGCAGAAACCAGtaaacatttaaagaacaaTTTGACCGAGGAGAAAGACATGGAATTAATGGATGCTCATGAAGAGGGTGCTCCGGCAGAAG TGGCAGACCCTGGGATGGAAGGCCTGCTGATTGGCAAGGTGAAGGGAGATGAGATGCCTGCTGATCAGAAACCTGAGGATCCGGATGAATATGATGCAGATGAGAAAGGAGTAGGTGGAGTTGATCTggagaaacaacagcagaataaaaatatCG ACTTGGAGCAGGAGCTTGCAGAGTATAATGGGGATGATGAGAACGAAGGTGAATTTGAAGCAGACAAACAAGCTGAGCTTGCTCAGATCTAA
- the LOC124058381 gene encoding G-protein coupled receptor-associated protein LMBRD2B-like, producing MSGAALAVVVVLVFFLALYLLQRYGDLRKQQRMVLLGTLLSWYLCFLIVFILPLDVSTTIYKQCVHDSANHSPPVTPTRRSNRTDLYPAVSIPMICEEPWSYIPDGILPVFWRVVYWTSQFLTWLLLPFMQSYAQSGAFSRLGKIKMALIENAIYYGTYLIIFISLLIYVAAHPQWRLSWRELQTIGITAANTWGLFLLVLLLGYGLVEIPRSYWRSSSQDYLLAKTYFKVAKMATEKAAAEENLADVMEDVAGVHRSVRYNHCLRKCVDTILTKCPTEYQEEMGRNMENSGGEQNVLPNKRSLIYLHKKVISAVQRHSQTQVQWSVLLDEAFHLEDVAKSQSSLARRFIHSFPSARHHTWIHRFIYTPAVEWYWECVFRRSFCRLLAVLLCFLSAAVVWSECTFFSTHPVLSLFAVFVHMAEQQHNYICIEMVCFVSILFLCVCVYSTVFRIRVFNYYYLVPHHQTDAYTLQFCGMLFCRLTPPLCLNFLGLIHMDSAISHQDRIQTSYTSIMGSMSVLSFISDGFYIYYPMLVLLLCFATFYSLGSRCLNLLGFHQFITDDDLTSDLVDEGRELIRRERRKRQKAEDGGNRRRAWRERYGVQGATRQTRAGYTELKDNQSSPITELKSSVITRTDGETEEQHRALLQGDSSDEGSPNRRSRGGRYLSLSPSQTGVFDDV from the exons ATGAGCGGTGCTGCCCTGGCCGTCGTGGTCGTGCTGGTTTTCTTCTTGGCCCTGTACCTCCTCCAGCGCTATGGAGATTTGCGGAAGCAGCAGCGGATGGTCCTGCTTGGGACGCTGCTGTCCTGGTACCTCTGCTTCCTCATCGTCTTCATCCTGCCACTCGATGTCAGCACG ACCATCTACAAACAGTGTGTTCATGACAGCGCGAACCACTCCCCTCCTGTAACTCCAACGAGACGCTCTAATCGGACAGATCTTTATCCAGCTGTCAG TATACCAATGATTTGTGAGGAACCATGGAGTTACATCCCAGATGGTATCCTACCAGTGTTCTGGAGAGTTGTATACTGGACTTCCCAGTTTCTTACTTG gCTGCTGTTGCCCTTCATGCAGTCTTATGCTCAGTCAGGAGCTTTCTCCAGACTTGGAAAGATTAAAATGGCTCTCATTGAAAATGCAATCTATTATGGCACCTACCTCATTATCTTCATCAGTTTGCTCATATACGTTGCTGCACACCCACAGTGGCGACTGTCATG GAGAGAGCTGCAAACCATTGGCATTACAGCTGCCAACACCTGGGGTCTCTTCCTTCTGGTGCTGCTGCTAGGATATGGCCTGGTGGAGATCCCGCGTTCTTACTGGCGCTCATCTTCCCAAGATTATCTGCTGGCCAAAACCTACTTCAAGGTAGCTAAAATGGCTACTGagaaagcagcagctgaggagaaCCTAGCAGATGTCATGGAG GACGTGGCAGGCGTCCATCGATCTGTCAGGTACAACCACTGTCTCAGGAAGTGCGTGGACACCATTTTGACAAAG TGCCCCACTGAGTATCAAGAAGAGATGGGGAGAAACATGGAAAACTCTGGAGGTGAACAGAATGTCCTTCCCAACAAAAGAAGCCTAATTTATCTTcataaaaaa GTCATCTCTGCAGTCCAAAGACACAGTCAGACTCAGGTTCAGTGGTCTGTCTTGTTAGACGAGGCCTTTCATCTCGAAGATGTTGCTAAAAGCCAGAGCAGCTTGGCACGACGGTTCATCCACAGCTTCCCCTCAGCACGCCACCACACCTGGATCCATAGGTTCATTTACACTCCCGCTGTGG agTGGTACTGGGAGTGCGTGTTCAGGAGGAGTTTCTGCAGGCTGCTGGCAGTTctcctgtgtttcctgtccGCAGCAGTAGTCTGGTCCGAGTGCACCTTCTTCAGCACGCACCCTGTCCTTTCCCTCTTCGCTGTTTTTGTGCACATGGCGGAACAACAACACAACTACATATGTATCGAG atGGTGTGCTTTGTCAGTATACTCTTCCTTTGTGTCTGCGTCTACTCCACAGTGTTCAGGATAAGAGTTTTCAACTACTACTACCTGGTGCCACATCACCAGACTGATGCTTACACCCTGCAGTTCTGCGGCAT gtTGTTTTGTCGCCTGACCCCCCCTTTGTGCCTCAACTTTCTGGGTCTGATTCACATGGACTCTGCCATCTCACACCAGGACAGGATACAGACATCCTACACCTCT ATCATGGGCTCAATGAGTGTGCTATCTTTCATATCTGATGGGTTCTACATCTATTATCCCATGCTGGTtttgctgctctgctttgcCACTTTTTACAG ccTGGGCTCTCGGTGTTTGAACCTCCTGGGCTTCCATCAGTTCATCACTGATGATgacttgacctctgacctggtGGATGAAGGCAGAGAACTCATCAGAAGAG aaagaagaaaaagacagaaagctgaGGATGGAGGAAATCGTAGACGG gcTTGGAGGGAGCGGTATGGAGTCCAAGGCGCGACTAGGCAGACCAGAGCCGGTTACACAGAGTTAAAGGATAACCAGAGCAGCCCCATCACAGAGCTCAAGAGCAGTG TTATCACTAGAACAGATGGGGAAACCGAGGAACAGCACAGAGCCTTACTCCAAGGCGATTCTAGTGATGAAGGTTCACCAAACAGAAG ATCCAGAGGAGGACGTTACCTGTCTCTGTCACCTTCTCAGACTGGAGTATTTGATGATGTCTGA